In Xanthomonas campestris pv. phormiicola, the DNA window CCCGATCCGGATCTGGCCGACACGCTGGGCGCCTGGCACGTGTATGCCGCGTGGGCGCTGCTCGGCCTGATCCTGCTGCATATCGGTGCCGCGCTGTGGCACCACTTCGTGCGCCGCGACGACACGCTGCGGCGAATGCTGCGCTTGCGCCGCGGCTGAGCCGCGCTTTACGCCCTTCCCTCGTCCGCCGCCGCGCCGACCCGCTCAAGGACCCATCGCATGCAGACCGCCCCGTCTCCCTCTTCTTCCTTCCGTGCCGGCACGCTGCGTGGCGCCGAGCAGGTCCTGCTGTGGTCCACGCTCGGCTCGCTGTTGCTGCTGGTCAGCCCGCGCGCCGCGGCGGTGCCGGCGTTCGCGCGGCAGACCGGCTCCTCCTGCGCGGACTGCCACATCGGCGCCTACGGCCCGGCGCTGACCCCGTATGGCATGCGCTTCAAGCTCAACGGCTACACCGACAGCGACGGCAACGGCACCAAGATCCCGGCCTCGGCGCAGCTCACCGGCACCCGCAGCGTGCCGGTGCGCGGCAAGACCAACAACCAGCTCAGCGAGGCCGACCTGTACCTGGCCGGCCGGGTCAGCGACAACGTCGGCGGCTACATCAAGGTCTCCAGCACCAATAACGGCAAGGACAAGTTCACCACCAAGCTGGACAACGTGGACCTGCGCTTCGTCGCCAAGACCTTCAAGCTCGGCGGCAAGGACGCGCTGCTCGGGGTGAGCGTCAACAACAACCCCGGCAGCCAGGACCCGATCGGCGTGCTGCCCAACGCCTCCGGCCTGGGGCCGGCCTCGGCCTACGCCAGTTCCACCACCCTGCTCAACCAGTCCTCGCTGTCCAACCGGGTGATCGGCACCAGCCTCTACGGCGTCTACGACCGCAACTGGTACGGCGAGATCGGCACCTACACCGCGCTGCCGGTCTCCACCCAGGACGATCTCGGCTACGCGGTCGGCGGCGATCCGGGCAAGCTCAGCGACACCGGCTATCTGCGCCTGAGCTACATGAAGGACCTGAAGAAGCAGTTCTTCTCCGCCGGCATGGTCGCGCTGACCACCCGGCGCCAGTTGCCGCGCAGCAGCGGTCCGCGCGACGACTTCACCGACCTGGGCTACGACCTGAACTACCAGTTCCTCGGCACCCGCGAGCACATCCTCAAGCTCGGCTACCTCAACATCTACGAGCGCCGCCGCTACGGCAGCGCACTGATCGACCCGGCCGACCCCAGCGTGGCCGGGCTGCGCCGCGGCAGCATCCGCGACCAGTCGATCAATCTCAGCTACACCTACAAGCAGAGCTACGGCCTGCTGCTGGCGCATTTCATCAACACCGGCTCGGCCGACGCGTTCCGCTACAGCCCGTACGGCACGCCGGACACCACCAGCAACCTGATCAGCGCGTCCTGGGCGCCGTTCGGCAAGGACGATGCGTTCACCTCGATCGCCAACCTGCGCCTGTCCGCGACCTGGTTCCGTTTCAGCAAGTTCAACGGCACCACCGGCAACGTGTTCGGCGCCCTGCCGGTCACCCGCCCGCACGACCTGAACCAGTTCTCGCTGGCACTGAGTCTCGCCTTCTGAGCCTCCCTTTCCCCCACGTACGGATCGTCATGAAACCAGCCAACGCAGTTCCCCTGTGGTGCACCCTGATGGCCAGCCTGCTGCCGCTCGGCGCCGTGCTCGCGCCGGCCGCGCATGCCGGCGGCGGCCTGCCCGGCGCCGGCGTGTTCGCCACCGAATGCGCCGAATGCCATAGCGCGGCGCCGGGCAAGAACAAGAAGGGCCCGACCCTGTTCGGCGTGGTCGGACGCAGTGCCGGCAGCGTGCCGGACTACCACTACTCGGAGGCGATGAAGAAAAGCCAATGGATCTGGACCGACGACAAGCTGCGCAGCTACCTGGCGCAACCGTCCGGCAAGGCGCTGGCAGGCGGCAACATGAAGTACGACGGACTGGACGACAGCAAGCAGCTCGAGGAATTGATCGCCTACCTGAATGGCCTGCACTAAAGCGATCGCCCGGTAGTGCGGGCAAACGGGTTCGTCGGGTATACAGACGGCCCCGAGCGCTCGCGCCTGCCTGGCCTGCGCCCTCCCCCTGACCCCGGACCGACGTTGCCCGTCATCTCAGCGCCCCCCCCCGCTCCTGCCCCCGCGCACGCCCGAGCGCCTTCGGCCTGCGCCTGCGCGCGCCGTTGCGCATGGTGCAGGCGCCTGCGCGCGCCGTTGCAGCGGCGCGCGCAGGCCTGCCCCCGCCAGCGCAGCCGCTGGGGTCCGCTGGGCAGCGTCGCGTTGGCGCTGGCGGTGTGGTTGCCGGGTGCCGACGCCGTCGCCGCGCGCGTGGGCGGTGCGCTGGGGCTGAGTTCGCAGCTGGTCGATCGCGGCGTGGCGGTGACTCCGGCCACATCCACCGTGCAGGGCGCCGCGTATTGGCTCCCGGCACCGGGCTGGTCGCTGAGCGTGTCCGCCAGCAGCTTGCTGCGCAAACCCGGGGAGCTGCGCCTGGTCACGGCCGAGGCCTCGCGCAACTGGACGCTGTCGGACAACTGGCAGATGCAGGCTGGCCTGCTGTACTACGTCTACCCCGCCAATCGGGTCGAGAAACTGCTCAATCGCAACGAAGCCA includes these proteins:
- a CDS encoding cytochrome C; this encodes MQTAPSPSSSFRAGTLRGAEQVLLWSTLGSLLLLVSPRAAAVPAFARQTGSSCADCHIGAYGPALTPYGMRFKLNGYTDSDGNGTKIPASAQLTGTRSVPVRGKTNNQLSEADLYLAGRVSDNVGGYIKVSSTNNGKDKFTTKLDNVDLRFVAKTFKLGGKDALLGVSVNNNPGSQDPIGVLPNASGLGPASAYASSTTLLNQSSLSNRVIGTSLYGVYDRNWYGEIGTYTALPVSTQDDLGYAVGGDPGKLSDTGYLRLSYMKDLKKQFFSAGMVALTTRRQLPRSSGPRDDFTDLGYDLNYQFLGTREHILKLGYLNIYERRRYGSALIDPADPSVAGLRRGSIRDQSINLSYTYKQSYGLLLAHFINTGSADAFRYSPYGTPDTTSNLISASWAPFGKDDAFTSIANLRLSATWFRFSKFNGTTGNVFGALPVTRPHDLNQFSLALSLAF
- a CDS encoding c-type cytochrome: MKPANAVPLWCTLMASLLPLGAVLAPAAHAGGGLPGAGVFATECAECHSAAPGKNKKGPTLFGVVGRSAGSVPDYHYSEAMKKSQWIWTDDKLRSYLAQPSGKALAGGNMKYDGLDDSKQLEELIAYLNGLH